From one Burkholderiales bacterium genomic stretch:
- the tolB gene encoding Tol-Pal system beta propeller repeat protein TolB — translation MTFKTIKRIHARSALSGALAIIIFPLLFFCAGPLRAELTIEIIGGGATQIPIAIVPFAGEQGLPQNITQVVGADLVRSGLFKLVDTGGITPLPAEFSDVHFSDWKARNADALVIGSVRPQPDGKLEVRFRLLDVTKQVQLAGYSYSVVVAQLRLTAHKIADVVYEKLTGDPGVFSTKICYVLRQPNKYELQIADADGYNSQTIVTSHESIISPAWSPDGTRIAYVSFERGRAIVYVQSLLTGQRTLIANYPGSNSAPAWAPDGKRLAIVLTKDGPSQIYLVNPDGSGLRRITYSDAIDTEPNFSSDGKWIIFTSDRGGSPQIYRMTAGGGTPERLTFEGNYNVSPRFSPDGKSFVFIQEGTDGRFNVAVEDLATRQVQVLTNSLLNESPTYAPNGKIILYATVNNGRGILAAVSSDGRVKERLTVQTGDIREPSWGPFLKAQ, via the coding sequence ATGACCTTTAAAACCATCAAGCGCATTCATGCGAGGTCCGCGCTGAGTGGCGCTTTGGCAATAATAATTTTCCCACTGTTGTTTTTTTGCGCGGGCCCGCTTCGCGCGGAACTCACCATTGAGATCATCGGTGGTGGGGCGACGCAGATTCCAATCGCGATAGTCCCGTTTGCGGGAGAACAGGGGCTGCCACAAAACATTACCCAAGTTGTCGGTGCCGATCTGGTGCGCAGCGGGCTGTTCAAGCTAGTGGACACGGGCGGCATCACCCCGTTGCCGGCGGAATTCAGCGATGTACATTTTTCCGACTGGAAGGCGCGGAACGCAGATGCGTTGGTCATCGGTTCGGTCAGACCGCAGCCCGACGGCAAGCTGGAAGTGCGATTCCGTCTTTTGGATGTGACCAAGCAAGTGCAACTCGCGGGATACAGCTACAGCGTCGTCGTTGCGCAATTGCGTCTTACGGCGCACAAAATCGCCGACGTGGTTTATGAGAAACTCACCGGGGATCCGGGCGTTTTCAGCACCAAAATCTGTTATGTGCTAAGACAGCCCAATAAGTACGAACTGCAAATTGCCGATGCTGACGGCTACAATTCCCAGACTATAGTCACTTCGCACGAATCCATCATTTCGCCTGCATGGTCGCCTGATGGCACGCGGATCGCCTATGTGTCGTTCGAGCGCGGACGGGCGATCGTTTACGTGCAATCGCTTTTAACGGGACAACGTACATTGATAGCGAATTATCCGGGCAGCAATAGCGCGCCGGCTTGGGCTCCAGACGGCAAGCGTCTCGCGATCGTGCTCACCAAGGACGGCCCGTCGCAAATCTATTTGGTGAATCCCGATGGCAGCGGTTTGCGGCGCATCACGTACAGCGACGCAATTGACACCGAGCCCAATTTTTCAAGCGACGGCAAATGGATCATATTCACCTCGGACCGCGGTGGATCGCCGCAAATATACCGTATGACCGCAGGCGGCGGGACACCTGAGCGCCTTACTTTCGAAGGCAATTACAACGTGTCTCCGCGCTTCAGCCCGGATGGGAAAAGTTTTGTCTTTATCCAGGAAGGCACTGATGGGCGTTTCAATGTGGCGGTAGAAGATTTGGCGACGCGTCAAGTGCAGGTGCTGACGAATTCCTTGCTCAATGAATCGCCGACCTACGCTCCGAACGGCAAAATTATCCTTTACGCAACGGTAAACAACGGGCGTGGTATATTGGCAGCGGTTTCAAGTGATGGTAGAGTGAAAGAACGTCTCACTGTTCAGACTGGAGACATACGCGAACCCTCGTGGGGCCCTTTTTTGAAAGCGCAATAG
- the pal gene encoding peptidoglycan-associated lipoprotein Pal gives MKKSVFIILLAGLLAACASKEAKQESQETQPEMGVAKGTTQTFGEQPAAQPVAQAPGMPTDRSVHFDFDKSNIKQEYVLVVQTNAEYMAGNASARVTVQGNCDERGSREYNLGLGQRRADSVKQALIAAGASGSNIQTVSFGKEKPVCTEHNEQCWWRNRRADIVYQGE, from the coding sequence ATGAAGAAATCCGTGTTCATTATATTGCTGGCGGGCCTGCTTGCCGCTTGCGCCAGCAAAGAAGCGAAACAAGAATCGCAGGAAACACAACCCGAGATGGGCGTTGCCAAGGGCACAACCCAGACCTTTGGCGAGCAGCCAGCGGCCCAGCCCGTAGCTCAAGCGCCCGGCATGCCGACTGACCGCAGCGTTCATTTTGACTTCGATAAGTCAAACATCAAGCAGGAGTACGTACTGGTGGTGCAGACAAATGCGGAATATATGGCCGGTAACGCCTCTGCCCGAGTCACCGTACAGGGTAATTGCGATGAGCGCGGCAGCCGCGAATACAATTTGGGGCTCGGCCAGCGCCGCGCCGATTCGGTCAAGCAAGCGCTGATAGCGGCGGGTGCCTCTGGAAGTAACATCCAGACCGTTAGCTTTGGCAAGGAAAAACCGGTTTGCACCGAGCATAACGAGCAGTGCTGGTGGCGCAATCGCCGGGCCGACATCGTCTATCAAGGCGAGTAA
- a CDS encoding ExbD/TolR family protein — translation MRERRQGLRLMNQINVVPYIDVMLVLLVIFMITAPLINPGEIDLPQIGKSLTPPVAPLEVGIKANNTLLLRDRSISPSERVVSREELIQAIKVKQSKNPDQPVVIAADKNVRYEDVLKVMDMLQQNQVKKIGLLVKPRSG, via the coding sequence ATGAGGGAACGTCGCCAGGGACTCCGCCTGATGAATCAAATTAACGTCGTCCCTTATATTGATGTGATGCTGGTCCTGCTGGTCATCTTCATGATTACCGCGCCGCTCATCAATCCCGGGGAAATCGACCTGCCGCAAATCGGCAAATCGCTGACTCCGCCGGTCGCGCCATTGGAAGTTGGCATTAAGGCCAATAACACGCTACTTTTGCGCGACCGGTCGATTTCTCCATCGGAACGCGTGGTGTCCAGGGAAGAACTGATTCAGGCGATCAAAGTGAAGCAGAGCAAAAATCCCGACCAGCCGGTGGTAATCGCAGCGGATAAGAACGTGCGGTACGAAGACGTATTAAAGGTAATGGATATGTTGCAGCAAAATCAGGTGAAAAAAATCGGACTGTTGGTAAAGCCGAGGTCTGGGTGA
- the tolA gene encoding cell envelope integrity protein TolA — protein MRFTGEPEPGRGAAAFLAILMHVLFLGLLVFGLSWQSRYPQVTTVDLWSNLPAPPRPVVLPQPPHEIEAAPPPKPQVKPEPVPEAKPEAKPEPKPEPINPDILLRQKAEKEKAEKEKAEKEEAEKLKLEQQKIAENKRKIEAEQQSFVKEQLAKEDEALQLQRDKENAIQQLQADQQAAQSRLIADYINKIQAKIRSYVVVPPDMKGNPQAVYKVVLLPDGEVLSAQMEKSSGFPAYDNSIERAIYNAQPLPLPSDPTQFPNFRVLDLRFRPND, from the coding sequence ATGCGTTTCACTGGCGAGCCGGAGCCGGGTCGGGGCGCCGCAGCTTTTCTCGCGATACTCATGCACGTCCTGTTTCTAGGATTGCTGGTATTCGGCCTGAGCTGGCAAAGCAGATATCCACAAGTGACCACCGTTGATCTATGGAGCAATCTTCCTGCGCCGCCCCGGCCGGTCGTGCTGCCGCAACCTCCTCATGAAATCGAAGCTGCTCCTCCGCCAAAACCGCAAGTGAAGCCTGAACCTGTGCCCGAGGCAAAGCCGGAAGCAAAACCGGAGCCGAAGCCGGAACCGATCAATCCAGATATTCTTTTAAGACAAAAAGCTGAAAAAGAAAAGGCCGAAAAGGAAAAAGCGGAAAAAGAAGAAGCGGAGAAACTTAAGCTCGAGCAGCAGAAAATCGCCGAAAACAAGCGCAAGATCGAAGCTGAGCAACAAAGCTTTGTCAAAGAGCAGTTGGCCAAGGAAGATGAGGCTTTGCAGTTGCAGCGGGATAAGGAGAATGCAATTCAACAACTGCAGGCCGATCAACAAGCCGCACAAAGTCGCCTGATTGCAGACTACATAAATAAAATCCAGGCCAAGATTCGAAGCTATGTCGTGGTGCCGCCCGACATGAAAGGCAACCCACAGGCAGTATACAAGGTGGTTCTGCTTCCGGACGGCGAAGTATTAAGCGCGCAAATGGAGAAAAGCAGCGGTTTCCCCGCGTATGACAACTCGATTGAGCGCGCCATATATAATGCGCAGCCGCTGCCGCTTCCTTCCGATCCTACCCAGTTCCCAAATTTCCGTGTCCTTGATTTGCGGTTCCGCCCCAACGATTGA
- the tolQ gene encoding protein TolQ — protein sequence MVANASVLVQLVLLLLLLVSLISWWYIFIKMFVISRAIRRTEDFEKDFWSGKDLNSLYQAVVNARRRAGSLERIFEAGFREFAKFKHQRGVDISVVMDGTRRAMTATYQREIDRLETHLSFLATVGSVSPYVGLFGTVWGIMNAFRGLSNVAQATLAHVAPGIAEALVATAMGLFAAIPAVVAYNRYARDIERLAIRFESFMEEFSNILQRQTHV from the coding sequence TGCTAACGCCAGCGTGCTGGTACAGCTGGTCTTGCTGCTACTGCTGCTGGTGTCGCTGATATCCTGGTGGTACATATTCATCAAGATGTTCGTCATCAGTCGCGCTATCCGGCGCACCGAGGATTTCGAAAAGGACTTCTGGAGCGGCAAGGACTTGAACAGCCTATATCAAGCCGTAGTGAACGCGCGGCGCCGCGCGGGCAGCCTGGAAAGAATCTTTGAAGCGGGCTTCCGCGAATTTGCCAAGTTCAAGCACCAGAGGGGCGTGGACATCAGCGTGGTGATGGACGGCACGCGGCGCGCCATGACCGCAACCTACCAAAGGGAGATAGACCGCCTGGAAACCCATTTGTCGTTTCTCGCAACGGTGGGATCGGTGAGCCCTTATGTCGGGCTGTTTGGCACTGTGTGGGGAATCATGAACGCTTTCCGTGGTCTTTCCAATGTGGCGCAAGCCACACTTGCGCACGTGGCACCCGGGATAGCGGAAGCGCTTGTGGCCACCGCCATGGGGTTGTTCGCCGCGATACCTGCGGTGGTGGCTTACAACCGCTATGCGCGCGACATTGAACGCCTTGCGATCCGCTTTGAAAGCTTCATGGAAGAGTTTTCGAATATTCTGCAGAGGCAGACGCACGTATGA